GACGACCTGGTTGGGAATGCTGGAAAACCGGTTGGCGGCGGAATAAGCGCCAGCGTCCGACAGGCCGAGATAGCGGGAAATCACCACCATAGGAGACTGGAAGGTGATGAAATTGGCGATTTCCGACCCCATCATGCCGAGGCTGAAGCGACCGAGCGCCAGGATACGACGCGGCTTGAAGGCAAAGCCCGGGACATAACCGGATACATAATAGAGCCCGCAAAGCCGGATGATGGAGGAGGAAAACAATTGCGCCACCAGCGCCATCACCCCATAACCCATCAAGGCCATGCCGACCGCAATCAGTGCGCCGGCTGATTCGGAAATCATGCTCCACAGCGCGTCCTGGCTGAACTGCATGCGCCGGGCCAGGAGAGCATAGGCAACGTCTCCGGTGAGTTGCAGCGGAATGAGCACCGCCATGATGCGCACCAGCGGCGCGGCCTCGACCGCCCCCAGCATGGCCGAAATCGGTTCGGCAAACACGTAAAGGAGGGTTGCCATCAGGCAGGAAATGATCAAATTCGCCCAGAAAACAGAATGGATCGTCTCCGGCTCTTCCTTTTCCTGGATGACCAAAGCTGCACCGAAACCCGCACCGCCGATCATCGCCAGGAATTGCACCACGGTTAGCGCAACGGCGACAGCACCGAATTGATCGGGAGTGAGAATGCGCGCCAGGATCGGGACCGTGACAAATTTAAGCCCGAAAGTGCCTGTCTTGGAAAGGACGCTCCAGCCGACATTCCGGGTTACGGATTTCGCATTGACGGTTGGCGGCATGGGCAAACATCCTTGGGTCTGGGGGCGAAAGAGCGGTTACAGGTCGAAAAGCTTGTGGGAAAGCGCCAAAATTGTATGGTTATGGAGAGTTTTTGCTTTCAGGGTGGCAAACAACACAAGCGCTATGGCGAACCTGATTGCATCATGGAATATGGTGCAAGGCACCATAGTCTGATAGCGCAAGGGTACATAACAGGCAACTGAACCTCTTTCTTGAGAAACGACAGGGCAAAAAGATGGCGAAGCTGACGGTGATTATTCCCTTCTATCAGAAGGAAGCCGGAATTTTAAGACGGGCGCTGGGCTCGATTTTTTCCCAGACATTCCAGGACTTCGACATTATTGTGGTCGATGACCAGTCACCCTATTCCATCGATTTGGAATTGCAGCCGCTGGAGCCGGCACAACGTGCCCGTATTCGGGTGATCAAGCAGGAGAATGGTGGTCCGGGCGGTGCCCGCAATACCGGGCTCGACGCAATTGCCGCCGATTGCGATTTCGCCGCCTTCCTGGATTCCGACGATGAATGGGCGCCGGACCACCTGAAAAATGCCTATGAGGCCATGACTCGCTTCAATGCGGATTGCTATTGGGCATCGATCCACGGCGGAGATGATTTCTACTATCATTTCAGCGTTGCCGAGCTGAAGAAGACCGAAAAAACCGTGGAGCTTCAGGAGACGCCACTGGTGCTCGAACTGCCGGAAATGCCAGTGGTGATGCTGAAGAACTGGAGTTTCCTGCATCTGTCCTGCATGGTGATCGGTCGCCCGCTGTTTGAGAAAATCCGGTTTGAAGCCGAGCTTCGGCTGGCTGCTGAAGATGTGCTGTTCTTCTGTGATTGTGTGCTGGCAGCCAAGCGCGTCATTTTGTGCGATGCCGCCGGAGCCGAGCGCGGTGAAGGAATCAATATTTTCCACAGTATTGATTCAAGTTCTCCCGCCTTTCTCCAGCAGCAGTTGAATACCTGGGTGGCGCTTGATACGCTTGAACGGCGATTTTCCAATAAGCCTGAAGCCTTGAGCTTTATTCAGCACTATAAGCAGACCGCTCGTAAAAATGCCCTCTGGGGTCAGATGGGCATGGTAAAACGCCGTAAGCTACCGCAATTCGGCGTGCTATTGCGATGGATGAGACGGGATCCTGCCATCGTGCAAAGTGCTTTGGCACTTGCGGTTGGTAAATTTTCCCGCTGATATAAAAGTATCTTGAAATGCAGTGATCATGCATTCTCATCGGGCGTCTGCCTCGCCCCGTAAAGGAACATTCATGCAGCCTTACTATTGGGAATCCGCCCATGGAAATTTTGGTGACGACCTGAACCTTTGGTTATGGGATTTTCTCATGCCAGGTTTTCGGGATGTGCATCCGGAAACGTTGCTTGTCGGCGTCGGAACTGTTCTCAATCGCGCTCTTTTGCCGGAAGGTCAGCATAAGCTGGTGATCGGCAGCGGTTTTGGCTATGGAAGCCTGCCGGATATGAGCCGACCGGAAGAATGGGATATAAGGTCCGTGCGCGGTCCTTTGACTGCCAAGGCGCTTGGTCTGCCGCCGGAAAAAGGTGTGATCGATCCGGCTGTGATGCTGGCCGACATGCCTGAATTCCAGAAGCTGCCAAAACTCTACAAAAAGAGTTTCGTTCCTCACTGGGAATCGGCGGTAGCGGGCGTTTGGGCATCAATTGTACCCAAAGTGGGTCTCACCTATATCGACCCCTGCGGCGAGGCAAAGGCGGTTATTCGTCAGATCCTGCAATCCGAGGTGATTATCGCCGAATCGATGCATGGCGCGATCATTGCTGATGCTCTACGCGTTCCATGGGTCGCGGTCAGCACCTCAGCTTCTATCAATAGTTTCAAATGGAACGATTGGGCTTCTACTCTTGGCGTGACTTACAAACCCCTGCGCGTCCCACTGTCCAGCCGCGCTGAAGCCCAGATAAAGGGTGAAAGCTTTTGGGGGATGAGCTTTAAAAACCACCAGCCAGCCCCAGAAAATCCAAATGATCTGGCTGTGGATGCAGCGGTTCTGGAACAAGCACGCGGTCCGAAGCAAACTGGATTGCGCACCGCCGTAAAGCAGATCCTGGCAGGGCCAGCCATGCTTAATCTATGGAAGGCAAGCCAGGCAGAACCGCAACTGAGCCGGGATTCGGTTTTGCAAGAGCGCAAAGCACGGTTCCTGGAGGTTATTGAGGGCGTCCGTCGTGATTACGGGATCGCAGCGGTCTCCTGATCATGCAGGTGTATGAAAGTCTGTCCGGTTTACTCTGAGCCGGGCAGATTTTTCATTTATGCGGTGCCGTAACGCATCATAGATGACTTGTTACAGCGCTGTAGGTGCATGTTTTTCCTGGAAAACTCTATCTTTGATCGGCATCCGCGATGACAGGCAACAGATAGCGCAGAGGCCCCGAAGACTGGGCAGATTGAGGGCGTTGGCCATTGCCCATCAGCGCATCTCTCTTATCGGCTGCAATTCCGCCGATGATGGCCGGTATGGCCGTAGGATGGCTCGCGGCATAGGCGATGGCTGAAAATGCACCCTGATTATTCTTTAAATCGAGGAAATGGCGCAACTCGTAGCGGTCGCGGATGTGCTTTTCATGTTGGGTCAACAATGACCTCTGTTCCTGCGTCAGGTTTGGATTGGCAAGAATGGAGCGGTCAGCTTCGTAAAGCCGCTTGAGATCTTCGGTGCGATGTTTGCCGCTCAGCGAATCATGGCGAACAACGGCGCCATAGCCGCAGCTATGAATGATTTTGTAGCGTGCGCCAGCGACAAGTGCGCGCGCGTAAAGATCATAATCTTCACCAAGGCGGAGCTTTTCATTATACCGCAAGCCATGGCGATCGAGAAAATCGCGCCGCATGACTGGCTTTAGGAAGCCGATTTCCCCGCGTTGCGCGCCTCTTTGGGAAATATTTCCGGCAATGAAATCCTCAAGCACCAAAAGGCGGGCCTGACGCCGGAAACGTTTGACGCCGGTACTGACCTGGGAAACGCATTCCTCTTTTACAAAAACGATATTGTCGGCGATAAAATCCCACTGGTCTTCAGCCATCATCTGGGTGAAGCGTCCTGGCAGGAAAAAATCATCTGCATCGAGAATAGCCAGCAAAGGTGCCGTCGATGCTTCAATGGCGCAGTTGCGCGCGGCGGCTGGGCCGCGATTATGGTCGAAACGGATAATTTTCAAGCGACCGCTGTTGTCATCGGCGGATAGTGCTTCTGCACCAGTTCCATCCACAGATCCATCATCGACAACGACCACTTCATGCGTTTCTGCTTCCGCCAAGGCAGAACGCACCGCCCGTGCCACAGTGGCGCTAGCGTTTTTGGCGGCAATAATAACGCATACGGTGGAATTCATCGTCATTACGGTCCCCCGTACTCTAATCTGACGCGCAGGTAGCGCGTTTCTGATAAGAACAGATGACGAAGCAAAATTTCCCCTACATTACGGCAGGAACCGGAAAGGCAGTGGATGTCTTCCGGGGTTCTAATCGCCTTGCTCCAAATCAACCGTTTTCCAAGCCAAACGCGGCTTTCAAACACAAATGCTTGGCGAAGTGAGCCGTGTCAACGGCTTTCGCGCAATCTTTGCCATTTGATTTTGGCTGAAACGCGGCCAGGCGAAAAGAAGGCCCGTTAGTTG
This portion of the Allorhizobium ampelinum S4 genome encodes:
- a CDS encoding lipopolysaccharide biosynthesis protein; the protein is MPPTVNAKSVTRNVGWSVLSKTGTFGLKFVTVPILARILTPDQFGAVAVALTVVQFLAMIGGAGFGAALVIQEKEEPETIHSVFWANLIISCLMATLLYVFAEPISAMLGAVEAAPLVRIMAVLIPLQLTGDVAYALLARRMQFSQDALWSMISESAGALIAVGMALMGYGVMALVAQLFSSSIIRLCGLYYVSGYVPGFAFKPRRILALGRFSLGMMGSEIANFITFQSPMVVISRYLGLSDAGAYSAANRFSSIPNQVVLSAVMGVLFPAFSTMMHDRDRRSQALMLSTQVTTVLLAPMMFGMWALAEPAMLVLFGPQWAWAWPVLGLLALSKGILTPCSTFIPYLKGVGHGGTLFWWAVIRAIVTTVAVAVAAAFGNLVDAMVALCIVNVVVLFGYSWVVFRADQMPFLKGMFISTRPMVTALIMAGMVRALLHFYGYLVPNPVLQVLIGGLIGGTIYGVFVVLTEAELLRKLKTMVRNRRSTAPAPAE
- a CDS encoding glycosyltransferase family 2 protein, with the translated sequence MTMNSTVCVIIAAKNASATVARAVRSALAEAETHEVVVVDDGSVDGTGAEALSADDNSGRLKIIRFDHNRGPAAARNCAIEASTAPLLAILDADDFFLPGRFTQMMAEDQWDFIADNIVFVKEECVSQVSTGVKRFRRQARLLVLEDFIAGNISQRGAQRGEIGFLKPVMRRDFLDRHGLRYNEKLRLGEDYDLYARALVAGARYKIIHSCGYGAVVRHDSLSGKHRTEDLKRLYEADRSILANPNLTQEQRSLLTQHEKHIRDRYELRHFLDLKNNQGAFSAIAYAASHPTAIPAIIGGIAADKRDALMGNGQRPQSAQSSGPLRYLLPVIADADQR
- a CDS encoding polysaccharide pyruvyl transferase family protein, which codes for MQPYYWESAHGNFGDDLNLWLWDFLMPGFRDVHPETLLVGVGTVLNRALLPEGQHKLVIGSGFGYGSLPDMSRPEEWDIRSVRGPLTAKALGLPPEKGVIDPAVMLADMPEFQKLPKLYKKSFVPHWESAVAGVWASIVPKVGLTYIDPCGEAKAVIRQILQSEVIIAESMHGAIIADALRVPWVAVSTSASINSFKWNDWASTLGVTYKPLRVPLSSRAEAQIKGESFWGMSFKNHQPAPENPNDLAVDAAVLEQARGPKQTGLRTAVKQILAGPAMLNLWKASQAEPQLSRDSVLQERKARFLEVIEGVRRDYGIAAVS
- a CDS encoding glycosyltransferase family 2 protein, whose product is MAKLTVIIPFYQKEAGILRRALGSIFSQTFQDFDIIVVDDQSPYSIDLELQPLEPAQRARIRVIKQENGGPGGARNTGLDAIAADCDFAAFLDSDDEWAPDHLKNAYEAMTRFNADCYWASIHGGDDFYYHFSVAELKKTEKTVELQETPLVLELPEMPVVMLKNWSFLHLSCMVIGRPLFEKIRFEAELRLAAEDVLFFCDCVLAAKRVILCDAAGAERGEGINIFHSIDSSSPAFLQQQLNTWVALDTLERRFSNKPEALSFIQHYKQTARKNALWGQMGMVKRRKLPQFGVLLRWMRRDPAIVQSALALAVGKFSR